One stretch of Paenibacillus sp. AN1007 DNA includes these proteins:
- a CDS encoding NCS2 family permease: MDNWFKLKERGTTISTEIIAGITTFFTMVYIVIVNPGILSGTGMSFNGVFIATILASIVATLIMGLWSNYPIVIAPGMGLNAFFAFSVVQGYGVTWQTALGAVFIAGILFIILSLTSFRYMLLDAIPASLKHAITAGIGLFITTVGLQNAGIIANSESNLITLGNLAQPMTYLTIIGLIITVTLMAYNVKGYLFIGMVITAIIAWFMGLFQMPASIVAMPSGLGETAFQMDLAGVFSNGLYTIIFTFLLITLFDTTGTMLGVAEQAGLLKDGKFPRSRGALLADAVGTTAGAVLGTSPTSAYIESSTGVAAGGRTGLTAVTVSALLALTLFFSPIVSVISSIPAITSPALIIVGFFMISVIGKMNWSDLEEAFPAFLIIILMPLTHSIATGIGIGFIFYPVLKLLRGKGRDVHPIFYIFAILFFIQLVFLDH, translated from the coding sequence ATGGACAACTGGTTCAAGCTCAAAGAGAGAGGCACTACGATTTCAACTGAAATCATTGCAGGTATTACAACATTTTTCACGATGGTATACATAGTGATTGTGAACCCCGGAATTCTCAGCGGAACGGGAATGAGCTTTAACGGTGTATTTATTGCTACGATTCTGGCGAGTATTGTGGCAACGCTGATTATGGGACTCTGGTCTAATTATCCGATCGTTATTGCACCAGGTATGGGATTAAATGCGTTTTTCGCTTTTAGTGTGGTACAAGGCTATGGTGTAACCTGGCAGACAGCACTCGGCGCTGTGTTCATTGCGGGTATTTTGTTTATTATTCTATCGCTTACTTCATTCCGATATATGCTGCTGGATGCCATTCCGGCAAGTCTCAAACATGCCATCACGGCAGGAATTGGATTATTCATCACGACTGTAGGGCTGCAGAATGCAGGAATTATTGCCAATTCCGAATCTAATCTGATTACACTCGGAAATCTGGCACAGCCTATGACGTATCTGACGATTATCGGGCTGATCATTACGGTTACGTTGATGGCTTACAATGTAAAAGGGTATTTGTTCATCGGAATGGTCATTACAGCCATTATCGCCTGGTTCATGGGACTGTTTCAGATGCCTGCATCAATTGTGGCGATGCCGTCAGGACTTGGCGAAACCGCATTCCAGATGGACTTGGCAGGAGTCTTCTCCAACGGATTGTATACGATTATTTTCACATTTTTGCTCATCACCTTGTTTGATACGACAGGTACGATGCTCGGTGTAGCAGAACAAGCCGGATTGCTGAAAGACGGCAAGTTCCCGCGTTCCCGCGGCGCGCTGCTGGCAGATGCTGTGGGTACTACAGCTGGGGCAGTGCTTGGAACAAGCCCGACATCAGCTTACATTGAGTCCAGCACAGGTGTAGCTGCAGGGGGAAGAACAGGGCTAACCGCCGTAACGGTAAGTGCGCTGCTCGCTTTAACTTTATTCTTCAGCCCTATCGTTAGTGTCATTTCCAGCATCCCGGCCATTACATCTCCGGCACTGATTATTGTAGGTTTCTTTATGATTAGTGTGATCGGAAAAATGAACTGGAGCGATCTGGAAGAGGCATTCCCGGCATTCCTTATTATTATTCTGATGCCGCTGACGCACAGTATTGCAACAGGAATCGGGATCGGTTTTATTTTCTATCCGGTGCTCAAGCTGCTTCGCGGCAAAGGCAGAGATGTTCATCCCATATTTTATATTTTCGCGATCCTGTTCTTCATTCAACTTGTATTTCTCGACCATTAA
- a CDS encoding alkaline phosphatase: MFLKFSKKALPALALTLAVSASTLWPVGQAGTAQAAGAEKKQIKNIIFLIGDGMGTSYTSAYRYMKDDPSTKVMEKTVFDPYLVGAQMTYPDDDKQNVTDSASAATAMSSGVKTYNAAIAVDTNKKSVKTVLEQAKQIGKSTGLVATSEITHATPAAFGAHDISRKNMDAIANDYYDELINGKHKVDVLLGGGKSNFVRKDRDLTKEFQKAGYSYVTDRASLLANKNKQVLGLFADGGLDKYIDRTNATPSLAEMTNAAIDRLKTNKKGFFLMVEGSQIDWAGHDNDIVGAMSEMEDFAKAFKAAVDFAKKDGQTLVVATADHSTGGLTLGKDGEYNFFVDPIKAAVRTPDFMAAQIAKGASVEDTLKQYLKLELTTEELQSVKEAAAAADTDVTKIDNAIEAIIDNRSFTGWTTGGHTGEDVPVYAYGPGSQRFSGLIDNTDNAKVIFDILKKSK, encoded by the coding sequence ATTTTTTTGAAGTTTTCCAAAAAAGCATTACCCGCATTAGCACTTACGCTCGCTGTATCGGCATCGACACTATGGCCTGTCGGACAAGCAGGTACCGCTCAAGCCGCAGGCGCAGAGAAAAAACAGATTAAAAACATCATTTTTCTCATCGGGGATGGCATGGGAACCTCGTATACGTCTGCTTATCGTTACATGAAGGATGATCCTTCCACCAAGGTGATGGAGAAAACCGTTTTTGATCCCTATCTGGTCGGAGCGCAGATGACCTATCCTGACGATGACAAGCAAAATGTAACAGACTCCGCTTCTGCAGCAACGGCCATGTCTTCCGGTGTAAAAACGTATAATGCAGCAATCGCGGTAGATACGAATAAAAAGTCTGTCAAAACCGTACTGGAGCAGGCCAAACAAATCGGCAAATCTACAGGTCTGGTGGCGACCTCGGAGATTACGCATGCAACCCCTGCTGCCTTTGGTGCTCATGACATCAGTCGCAAAAACATGGATGCCATTGCGAACGACTATTATGATGAGCTGATTAATGGCAAACACAAAGTGGATGTACTGCTGGGCGGTGGCAAAAGCAATTTTGTCCGTAAAGACCGTGATCTCACCAAAGAGTTCCAAAAAGCAGGGTATAGTTATGTAACTGATCGCGCATCGCTTCTTGCAAATAAAAACAAACAAGTTCTGGGATTGTTTGCAGATGGCGGACTGGATAAATACATTGACCGGACCAATGCGACGCCCTCTCTTGCCGAGATGACAAACGCAGCGATTGATCGTTTGAAAACGAACAAAAAGGGATTTTTCCTCATGGTCGAAGGAAGTCAGATTGACTGGGCTGGACATGACAATGATATTGTAGGTGCCATGAGTGAAATGGAGGATTTCGCCAAAGCCTTCAAGGCAGCTGTTGATTTTGCCAAAAAAGATGGTCAAACGCTCGTCGTTGCTACAGCTGACCACTCTACAGGCGGTCTCACGCTCGGCAAAGATGGAGAATACAATTTCTTCGTAGATCCGATCAAAGCTGCGGTGCGCACGCCTGACTTCATGGCTGCTCAAATTGCCAAAGGGGCTTCGGTTGAAGACACGCTGAAACAATATCTCAAACTTGAGCTTACAACGGAAGAACTTCAATCCGTAAAAGAAGCAGCTGCAGCTGCCGATACCGATGTCACAAAGATCGATAATGCGATTGAAGCGATTATTGATAACCGTTCGTTTACAGGCTGGACAACGGGCGGACACACAGGTGAAGATGTACCCGTTTACGCATATGGCCCGGGAAGTCAGCGCTTCTCCGGTTTAATTGATAATACGGATAATGCAAAAGTGATATTTGATATTTTGAAAAAAAGCAAATAA